A single region of the Mycobacterium lentiflavum genome encodes:
- a CDS encoding acetoacetate--CoA ligase yields the protein MQPQWVPTNQTVRDARLTDFAGHVARRTGTYLDDYYSLWRWSTDNLADFWGELWNYFDVGPPPRTVLAGTTMPAVQWFPGTRLNYADYVARQANSIRPAIIHASENGAISTISWSEMLQRTAAFARALHELGVQPGDHVVGYLPNIPEAVIAFLGTAALGAVWGSCGQDYTAKAAIDRLGQLHPTVLVTADGYRYAGKEWDKRAEITALQTGFTQLRATVVVPRLGRPVSDALDWASVTKSDGHQWHTHPVDFGHPLWVLFSSGTTGPPKGIVHGHGGVTLEHLKALALHSDLGPRDTFFWFTSPSWMMWNMQVSGLLVGATIVCYDGSPTYPASDALWKIAAVTGATLLGMSPGYVRRCIKDGVLPACRNQLSRLRTVGITGSPLPPSSSLWLRDHLGAHVQVASISGGTDVASAFAGAAPTVPVWPGELSVPYLGVALDCWDTSGRPVRDEVGELVITQPMPSMPLRFFNDPDGSRYTAAYFDEFPGVWRHGDFITITKRGSIVIHGRSDSTLNRNGVRMGSAEIYRAVEQLPEVAEALVVGVELPDGGYWMPLFVVPADGIELTDEIKRRVADVIRDEISARYMPDDIFATPAVPHTRTGKKLEVPIKKILQGADPERVVERGAIDNPDVLAWYATVPTPPSLVR from the coding sequence ATGCAGCCCCAGTGGGTGCCGACCAACCAGACTGTCCGTGATGCTCGACTGACCGACTTCGCCGGCCACGTTGCCAGGCGAACCGGAACGTATTTGGATGACTACTACTCGCTGTGGCGCTGGTCGACTGACAATCTCGCCGATTTTTGGGGTGAGCTGTGGAACTACTTCGACGTAGGTCCGCCGCCACGAACAGTACTTGCCGGGACCACCATGCCCGCGGTGCAATGGTTTCCCGGAACCCGGCTCAACTACGCCGACTACGTAGCCAGGCAGGCCAATAGCATTCGCCCGGCGATCATCCACGCAAGTGAGAACGGCGCGATCAGCACAATCAGCTGGTCTGAAATGCTCCAGCGCACTGCGGCGTTCGCTCGCGCACTACATGAACTGGGTGTGCAGCCAGGTGACCACGTTGTGGGCTACCTGCCAAACATCCCCGAAGCGGTCATCGCCTTCCTCGGCACCGCGGCGCTCGGCGCCGTATGGGGTTCGTGTGGGCAGGATTACACGGCGAAGGCCGCAATCGACCGATTGGGCCAACTGCATCCCACGGTTCTCGTCACCGCAGACGGCTACCGATATGCCGGCAAAGAATGGGACAAGAGGGCCGAGATCACGGCCCTTCAAACAGGTTTCACGCAATTGCGCGCCACGGTGGTGGTACCACGACTAGGGCGACCGGTCAGCGACGCACTGGACTGGGCATCGGTGACCAAATCCGACGGGCACCAATGGCATACCCATCCGGTGGACTTTGGCCACCCGTTATGGGTCTTGTTCTCCTCGGGCACCACCGGTCCGCCGAAGGGGATCGTTCACGGTCACGGAGGGGTTACACTCGAACACCTCAAAGCGCTCGCCCTGCACAGCGATCTCGGCCCGCGCGACACATTCTTTTGGTTCACCAGCCCCAGCTGGATGATGTGGAATATGCAGGTCTCCGGATTGCTAGTCGGCGCCACCATCGTCTGCTACGACGGGAGCCCAACCTACCCGGCATCCGACGCGCTGTGGAAGATCGCTGCCGTCACCGGGGCGACGCTGCTGGGCATGAGCCCAGGTTATGTACGGAGATGCATAAAAGACGGGGTGCTTCCGGCATGCCGCAACCAGTTATCGCGGCTGCGCACCGTCGGCATCACCGGATCGCCACTGCCGCCGTCGTCGTCACTGTGGCTGCGCGATCACCTTGGCGCGCACGTGCAGGTGGCGTCCATCAGCGGTGGCACCGATGTGGCGTCGGCCTTCGCGGGCGCAGCGCCAACGGTCCCGGTGTGGCCCGGCGAGCTATCGGTTCCCTACCTGGGTGTCGCGTTGGACTGCTGGGATACCTCAGGCCGCCCGGTGCGTGACGAAGTCGGTGAACTGGTAATCACCCAACCCATGCCTTCAATGCCGTTACGCTTCTTCAACGATCCTGACGGATCGCGCTACACTGCAGCGTATTTCGACGAGTTCCCGGGAGTCTGGCGACACGGTGACTTCATCACGATAACGAAGCGCGGAAGCATCGTCATCCATGGTCGGTCGGACTCGACACTGAATCGTAACGGCGTTCGGATGGGATCCGCCGAGATTTACCGAGCCGTCGAGCAGCTCCCGGAAGTCGCCGAGGCGTTGGTGGTTGGTGTAGAACTACCCGACGGCGGCTATTGGATGCCGCTCTTCGTCGTTCCCGCCGACGGCATAGAGCTGACCGACGAGATCAAGCGCCGAGTCGCGGATGTGATTCGTGACGAGATTTCTGCGCGCTATATGCCCGATGACATCTTCGCAACCCCAGCCGTCCCGCATACCCGGACCGGCAAGAAACTTGAAGTGCCCATCAAGAAGATACTGCAGGGCGCCGACCCAGAAAGAGTCGTCGAGCGCGGCGCCATCGACAACCCCGACGTTCTCGCCTGGTATGCGACGGTGCCGACCCCGCCAAGCCTGGTGCGGTAG
- a CDS encoding 3-keto-5-aminohexanoate cleavage protein, giving the protein MPDPFAIERSPKVIVTVAPTGGMALKSETPNLPVTPDEIADDVVRCWNAGASVVAVHARRASDGEATCDPQVYRAINERIRSRCDIVINNSTGGGIHGDMIRPRDDGLWELIFEERIKGLEAGAEMCTLDSHTVAAKARGEKELVFATPPSRCRWLAEAMQQRGIKPEWEVFELSHILQDFTLLTSEGLDKPPYFVNMVLGAHRSFQGGLPYTPKILQMMVEHLPQGSIFNVSAIGAAQLPATTHALLLGGHVRVGLEDNLMYVHGVPATNVMLVERMVRIIRELGLEPATPAEARQMMGLAPQPATEPPAFAAPA; this is encoded by the coding sequence ATGCCTGATCCCTTCGCCATTGAACGTTCACCGAAGGTCATCGTCACAGTCGCACCGACGGGCGGAATGGCGCTGAAAAGCGAAACCCCCAACCTGCCGGTCACGCCCGACGAGATCGCCGACGATGTCGTGCGCTGCTGGAACGCCGGTGCGAGCGTCGTCGCCGTCCACGCCCGCCGCGCATCAGACGGCGAAGCAACCTGTGACCCGCAGGTTTACCGCGCGATCAACGAGCGGATCCGATCCCGCTGCGACATCGTCATCAACAACTCCACCGGCGGCGGCATCCACGGCGATATGATCCGACCCCGCGATGATGGACTGTGGGAACTCATATTCGAAGAACGCATCAAAGGCCTCGAAGCTGGCGCCGAGATGTGCACCCTGGACTCCCACACCGTCGCCGCCAAGGCCCGCGGTGAAAAAGAACTCGTCTTCGCCACCCCGCCCTCTCGGTGCCGCTGGCTTGCTGAAGCCATGCAGCAGCGCGGCATCAAGCCCGAATGGGAGGTCTTCGAGCTGTCTCATATCCTCCAGGACTTCACCCTCCTGACCAGCGAAGGGCTCGATAAACCGCCGTACTTCGTCAACATGGTCCTCGGCGCCCATCGCAGCTTCCAAGGCGGCCTGCCCTACACGCCCAAGATCTTGCAGATGATGGTGGAACACTTGCCGCAAGGATCCATCTTTAACGTCAGCGCGATCGGGGCAGCCCAACTGCCGGCCACCACCCACGCTTTGCTTCTCGGCGGCCACGTGCGCGTAGGCCTGGAAGACAACCTGATGTATGTCCATGGTGTCCCGGCCACCAACGTCATGCTCGTCGAGCGCATGGTGCGCATCATCCGCGAACTTGGGCTGGAGCCAGCCACGCCCGCAGAGGCCCGCCAGATGATGGGCCTCGCGCCACAGCCAGCTACCGAGCCACCAGCCTTCGCCGCCCCAGCCTGA